The stretch of DNA TTCTTTTCGCGAAGGCCAGCTTACACGCTTCATCTCCTTATTTACATCGGAAAGAAACTTTGCTGGTGATTTTTTTGTCTTTTCTGCAACATCCGCCATCTTCATAAACCCCCATGCCTTTTGATCAATTAACATTTATAAAAAAAGCTTGTTTCGCTTACTTCGTTTCCTGGTGAATGGTATGAGCATTGCAGTAGCTGCAAAACTTTTTAACCTCGACTCGTTCAGGATTGTTTTGCTGGTTCTTCATCGTTGTATAATTTCGTTTTGAGCATTGTTTACAGGCTAAAAAAACTTTTTTTCTCATGCTAAATAAACACCTTTCGTGCGACAAAGCCACTCATCCACGTTACAATGTTACTTTTAAAACCTTAACATAGGGGTATACGCTTGTCAATAAAGGGAAAATGGAGGTATGAGTTGACTCTGAAGTCTTTAAAAAGTTGTTGATTTCCGTTACAGAGGCTTCGCTTTCCGCGGGGCAGGCGGTGAGCCCCTTGCCGCTTTGCGCCTTTAAGGGACTCACCTGACCGCTTGTCCCGCAGGAGTCTCGCATCTTTCACTTCAATCAACTTGCAAGAAGCAATTGAGAAAACAAAAACAGCCATTAACCTTAACTTCTAATATGAACCAAAAGAAAAAGAACAGGAACAATCCCTGCTCTTAAGATGATATTTCTCTTAGTTCTAAATAACGCTCTAATTTACGTTTCACTCGCTGAAGCGCGTTGTCGATCGACTTCACGTGTCTGTCGAGATCCACTGAGATTTCCTGGTACGATCTTCCGTCAAGATACAGCATCAGAACTTTACGTTCCAGGTCACTTAATATTTCTCCCATCTTTACTTCAATATCATCAAATTCTTCTTGATTGATAATCAGTTCTTCCGGATCAGTGACTTTTGTACCGCATATTACATCCATTAGTGTACGGTCGGACTCCTCATCATAGATCGGCTTGTCCAACGACACGTAAGAATTTAACGGAATGTGCTTTTGTCTAGTTGCCGTTTTGATAGCGGTAATCATTTGCCTTGTTATACATAGTTCGGCAAAAGCTTTAAAGGATGACAGCTTGTCCTCTTTAAAATCGCGAATGGCTTTGTACAGCCCGATCATGCCTTCTTGAATGATATCTTCACGGTCTGCACCGATCAAAAAGTATGATCTTGCTTTCGCTCGAACAAAGTTTTTATATTTGTTGATCAAATATTCAAGTGCTGCGCTGTCCCCCTCATGAACCAGTTCCACAAGGCTTTCATCTTCCATGAGCTCGTAATCGCTTACTGACCGTTCCTTGAGATCTATGTTCACGACAAATCCCCCCACCAGGTTTTTACCGGCAAAATATAGCAATATTATAGCTCATAGTTCACAAAAGCGTCAAGATTCCTTATTTTTGCCCTCTTCTCCATCTTTCAAATATTTCGGCAATTTCGTCTGAAAGAAGGATAGAGGAGGAGGTTTGCTTCCTTTTCCGCTCGCCAACGGACACATGGATATGCTTTTCTATCTCATCCATCTCATTCTTTAATTCTCTCGCAGATTTTCGTAATGCACCCTTACCAAAAATCTGCCACTGCTCCGTTGAATCTGAAGTTGCTACGTATATTCGCGTATCGATTGATTTTAACTCACCGACTAGACGTTCGATCCGTTCATCTGCCGTTTCGTTCTCTCTTGTAAAAATGACTTCAACGCGGTGGTTTTTCGTTTTTTTCTCTGTACCAGGTGTGAGGTGGGCATCAAATACAACGATCACTTGATACCCAGTCGTTCCCTGGTATTCTGCCATATATTCGATCAGCAGGTCTCTTGCTTTGGCAAAATCCGATGTTTTTAAGCTCCGTAGTTCGGGCCAGGCGCCAATGATGTTGTAGCCATCAACAATCAAATAGTGGCGAGTTTTCATTTTCGCGCTTCTAACGGATTGCGGTTACGGTACACTTCATACATCAAAAGACTAGCGGCAACGGATGCATTAAGCGAGGTAACCTTCCCTTTCATCGGAAGCTGAACAAGAAAATCGCACGTTTCTGATACGAGTCTTCCCATCCCTTTTCCTTCGCTTCCGATCACAAGACCTAATGGCATGTCCCATTTCGCTTGTCTGTAGTCATCTTTTCCTTTCATGTCAGCGCCGGCAAACCACATACCGCGGTCTCTTAACTCTTTCATCGTTTGGACAAGATTCGTTACACGGACAACAGGAATGTACTCAATCGCACCTGTTGAAGCTTTTGCTACAGTAGCTGTTAATCCTACTGAACGTCTTTTCGGAATGATGATGCCATGTGCACCGACTGCATCAGCCGTACGCATGATCGAACCTAGATTATGAGGATCTTCAAGCTCGTCCAATAAAATAAAGAACGGTTCTTCTCCACGCTCTTCGGCAATTTTAAATAAATCATCAATATCTGCGTAAGAGTAGGCTGCAACACCTGCGATTACACCTTGGTGATTGCCTCCTCCGCTTAATGAATCGAGCTTTTGCTTTGGTACATATTGCACAAGGACATTTTGTTTTTTCGCCATAGAGACGATCGTACTTACAGGTCCTTTTTGAGATCCTTCACCTACGAAAATTTTATTAATATCACGGCCGGAGCGCAGTACTTCCATAACCGGATTTCGGCCAATGATCAGTTCTTGTTCTTTTTGTTCTTTTGCTTCACTCATCTTTAGACCTCCCCCTTTTTATTTTCTGATAACACATATTCCATCATGTTCGTTAGACGTTCATGCTTATTCAACAGATAAAGATAACCGATGATTGCTTCAAAGCTTGTTGCATGTCGATACGTTTGAACATCCGTATTTTTCGGAACGGTTCCTTGGTTCGCATTGCGGCCACGCTTAATAACAGCGACCTCTTCTTCTGTAAAATAGTTTTCTTCAAGCAGCTGAACGACCATGCTCGCTTGCGCTTTTGCTGAAACAAACTTTGTTGCAGATACGTGGAGCTTATTCGGCTTCACCTGTCCATTACGGATTAGGTGTTCACGCACGAACTGCTCCATCACCGCATCTCCCATATAAGCAAGCGTGGTTCCGTTCAGTTGTTTAATATCTGAGTCCGTTATCTTCATTTACTTATCTCTTTTCCACCGAACACCTTGTGCGGTATCTTCCAAAATAATGTTCTGTTCTTTTAACTGATCACGAATTTCGTCAGCACGAGCAAAGTTCTTTTCTTTACGCGCTTGATTACGTTCTTGAATAAGAGCATCAATCTCTTCGTCTAACAATTCTTCTTCTTTATGAAGAGTGAGTCCAAGCACACCCGCAAGCTCATCGAACAGAGCGATGAACTCTGTAATAACAGCTTTAGAAGTGTTCTTCTCTTGCAGATATACGTTCGCTTCTCTCGAAAAATCAAAAAGATGAGAGATCGCGTTCGCCGTGTTAAAATCATCATCCATATCCGTGATGAATTTCTCTCTAGTCTCTTTAACAAGCTGAGTCCATTTT from Bacillus sp. E(2018) encodes:
- a CDS encoding Mini-ribonuclease 3, whose product is MKITDSDIKQLNGTTLAYMGDAVMEQFVREHLIRNGQVKPNKLHVSATKFVSAKAQASMVVQLLEENYFTEEEVAVIKRGRNANQGTVPKNTDVQTYRHATSFEAIIGYLYLLNKHERLTNMMEYVLSENKKGEV
- the rlmB gene encoding 23S rRNA (guanosine(2251)-2'-O)-methyltransferase RlmB, producing MSEAKEQKEQELIIGRNPVMEVLRSGRDINKIFVGEGSQKGPVSTIVSMAKKQNVLVQYVPKQKLDSLSGGGNHQGVIAGVAAYSYADIDDLFKIAEERGEEPFFILLDELEDPHNLGSIMRTADAVGAHGIIIPKRRSVGLTATVAKASTGAIEYIPVVRVTNLVQTMKELRDRGMWFAGADMKGKDDYRQAKWDMPLGLVIGSEGKGMGRLVSETCDFLVQLPMKGKVTSLNASVAASLLMYEVYRNRNPLEARK
- the sigH gene encoding RNA polymerase sporulation sigma factor SigH; translated protein: MNIDLKERSVSDYELMEDESLVELVHEGDSAALEYLINKYKNFVRAKARSYFLIGADREDIIQEGMIGLYKAIRDFKEDKLSSFKAFAELCITRQMITAIKTATRQKHIPLNSYVSLDKPIYDEESDRTLMDVICGTKVTDPEELIINQEEFDDIEVKMGEILSDLERKVLMLYLDGRSYQEISVDLDRHVKSIDNALQRVKRKLERYLELREISS
- a CDS encoding NYN domain-containing protein, with amino-acid sequence MKTRHYLIVDGYNIIGAWPELRSLKTSDFAKARDLLIEYMAEYQGTTGYQVIVVFDAHLTPGTEKKTKNHRVEVIFTRENETADERIERLVGELKSIDTRIYVATSDSTEQWQIFGKGALRKSARELKNEMDEIEKHIHVSVGERKRKQTSSSILLSDEIAEIFERWRRGQK
- the rpmG gene encoding 50S ribosomal protein L33; the encoded protein is MRKKVFLACKQCSKRNYTTMKNQQNNPERVEVKKFCSYCNAHTIHQETK